Within Desulfurobacterium thermolithotrophum DSM 11699, the genomic segment AAAAAGGTAAAATGAGAATAAAGATAATTCATCGTTACATTTTTTTAGAAATTCTCAGAGTTTTTATCTTAACTTTGGGGCTTTTTATTTTTGTTATCTTGATGGATAGAGCTTCTTCAATTGCGGAAACAGTTTTTGGACAGGGAGTTTCCATATTAAATTTTCTCTCTGTTTTAGTAAAGGGGATACCTGCTTTCTTAGGTATGACAATACCTATGGCCTTTATTCTTTCCGTTTTAATTGTTTTTATTCAATTAGGGAACAATAACGAACTTGTAGCCTTAAAATCGTGTGGTGTAAGCACAAAAGAACTATCAAAACCAGTAATTTTCTTAGGAGTTGCCTTTTCTATTCTTTCCTTTTATTCACTTATGTTTTTGATGCCTAAAAGTAATGTTGCTATGAAAAAGGAAATTGAAGAATTGGTAAAGAAAAAGATTACAATGAGCATATCGCCCAAAAACTTTAGTTCTAACTTTCCCGGAGTTACTTTTTACGTAGAAAAACTCTATCCTGAAAAAGGATATCTTGAAAACTTCATGGTATCGCTTGTAAAAAAAGATGAACTCATAACAATTTTTGCAAAGAAAGGAATGTTAAGAACAGAAAAGGATACAGTATTTCTTGACATTCAAGATGGCACTGGAGAGTTTATTAACTGGAAAAAGCCTGAAAACTTTAAAGTTCTAAATTTCAAAAACTACACAGTAAAACTCTATAGATTTACAAAAAGAGAAAAATTTGAATCAATCAGATATAAGACACTTCCAGAACTCATTTCCTCAAACAGAATTGAGGCAAAAGTAGAGCTCTTTAAAAGGCTTGGTCTTTCTTTAGCACCTCTTATAGTTGGAATATTAGCTTTTTCTCTTGCATTAATAATTCCACGAAGTTCAATAGGGATCGGAATTCTTTTAAGTCTTTTAATAATTGTCGTTTACTACATACTTTATACTCTAACAAAGAAAATTGCTCTTAATACAGGAATTGTTCTTTTACCTCTTTTAACAGATTTATTCTTTTTTGTCCTAGGAGGTTTTCTCTACATTCAGGCTTTGAAAGAGAAAATAGAGTTAAGAGTTGGTGGTAGATGGTAAAGAGACTGGATAGATACGTTTTTATAGAAACCTTGAGATATTTTGTCCTTACACTTCTTACATTCATGGTTCTTTTTATTGTTATAGATTTTGTCAGCAAAATGGACACTTTTTTAAAGTCTGGAATTGCAGATGGATTTCTTTATGTTATCTACCGTCTTCCTCTTTATACTGTTAGAGTAATACCCATTGCTACCTTAATTGCAACTATGGTTACTCTTTCTAACTTTTCATTTTCTAATGAACTTACAGTTGTAAAAGCTTTAGGAATTAGTGTGTATAGATTTTCATTTCCTATTATTTTTCTTGCTTTCTTGGCTTCTATCCTTTCTTTCCTAATAGGAGAACTGGTCGTACCAAAATCAATTTCTCTTTCCAAAAGTATTTATTACAAGGTAAAGGAAAATAAAAATTTTCACGTTTCTGGAAAATCTATCTGGTTTAAAAAAGATGAAAAAACTTTTGTCTTTATGGAGTATGTAAACCCAGCAAAATCTGAAGCTAAGAGAATTTCCATTTTTTTCCTTGGAAAAGAATTTTCTCCTACTAAAAGAATAGATGCTCTCTATGGAATTAACATCAAAGATGATATCTGGAAACTTAAAAATTGTTTTGAAAGGAAATTAAAAGAGCTTAAAACAACGAAAATTTCTGAAAAAGAAATCAATCTTGGAATTGGAAAGAAAGATTTAATATTTACACAAATTGAAACTGAAACGATGAGCTCTTTCTTACTTTACAAAGTTATAAAGCAGCTTAAAAGAGCTGGATATGATACTACTGGCTATTTAGTAGATTTATACTCAAAACTTGCAATTTCTTTGCTTCCACTGGTTGTCGCAGTTATAGGAATTCCTTTAGGAGTTTTTAATCCTCGTAACAAAAAAGGTTATACCCTTGTTATAGCTGCAGCTCTTATAGTTTTCATGTGGATAACGATATCTTTCTTTTCAAGTCTTGGAAAAAGCGGGGTACTCCCTCCTTTTTATTCCGCCTTTGCACCTGAGGTTATGTTCTTATCAATTGGTTTACTTCTTCTTGCGAGGATGGATACTTGAAGTTTGATTTTAAGAAAGCAAAAAGAGCTCAAGAGATATTAAAGAAAAAACTATCTCTTAAACCTTTAGGAAAGGTAAAACTTATTGCTGGTTGTGATCTTACCTTCTTGAATCCCTATAAAACTCCTACACTTGGAATAGGAGCTTTTGTGGTTCTTTCGTATCCTTCCTTAGAAGTTATCGAATATGCTTATGAAATATTAGAGATTAAAGTGCCTTATATTCCTAGTTTTTTAGCCTTTAGAGAAATTCCTCTTCTTATCAAAACTTTTAGGAAACTAAAGAATAAACCAGATATTGTTATTGTTGATGGGCATGGAATAGCTCATCCAAGAAAACTTGGAATAGCAGCTCATTTTGGAATAGTTGAAAAAGTTCCTACTATCGGCTGTGCTAAAAAGCCTCTTTATGGAAATTTTAAAGAGCCGTGCGAAAAGAAAGGATGCTATGAAGAAATTTATGACCCTAAAACAAAAGAAATTTTAGGATACGTTTTAAGGACTAAGAATAATGTAAAACCAATCTATATTTCGCCAGGAAATCTTATAACTCTTACAGATACTCTTTCTTTTATGCAAACTCTTAAAGGGAAGTACAGAATTCCTGAACCTACAAGATTGGCTCACAATTACCTGCAAACCTTGAGAAAAGGTTATAATTCCCAATAAATTCAAGAAAGGAGGAAAAAATGGCTGTAGAAAGAACACTTGTTATCGTGAAGCCAGATGCTGTTAAGAAAAATGCTGTTGGAGATATCGTTAGGATACTTCAAGAAAACGACCTAAAACTTCTTGCAATAAAGATGGTTCACCTTTCAAAAGAACAGGCCAAGAAGTTTTACATTGTCCATAAGGATAGACCTTTTTATGACGAACTAACAGATTTTATGTCCTCTGGACCATGTGTACCTATGGTTTTTGAAGGCGAAAATGCTATTGCAAGAGTAAGAGAAATTATTGGAGCTACAGATCCAGCAAAAGCTGCTGAAGGAACAATTAGAAAGAAATATGGAACAGACGTTGGAAGAAACGCTGTTCACGCTTCTGACTCTCCTGAATCTGCAGCTTATGAAATTCCATTTTTCTTTAGTGCTCTTGAAATTAACGAGTAAGGGGGAATTTTATTCCCCCTACTTAAATCCTATGGGGAGATTAAATGGACGACAGTTTCAGTATTTTGGAGCTGGATAAAAAGGAACTTTGTTCTTTAGCAGAGGAAAGAGGTCAAGAAATAGAAATTGCTCACTACGTTTTTGATGATCTTCTCGATTCGCAGGAAAAATTAATATGTAAAAGATTTGAAGCTGATGAAGATTTCAGTATCTTTTCCTATTTCCTTCAAAAAGAATCTCGATCCATCTTTCCAAAAAAGGAAGAGAAATCTTTGGGATGTTACATAGCATATAAAAATGGAGTGGTTTATACTTTTGAAGATTTCAACTTTAAAATCCAATCCTTAGAAGAATTTACGTTACTGGTGGAAGCTGTAGAAATTGCTACAGGAAATACTTTTTTCTTCGAGCTGTGTAACTTATGCGAGCTTCCTGAAAGACTATCTTCTGAACATATAGTTCATTTAAGTCTTTACTCAAAAGAAGTAAGAAAATTAGAGCCTCTTATCCATTTTGACCAAATTGCTGACGAACATAAGGAAATACTTAAATTAGCAGTTAAAAATAATGATAAAGCTATAGAAAAATTGGAAAGAGACTTAGGAGAAAGAGAAACTCAAAGGTTAATAGATGAATTTAAATCTAAGCCAGAAGAAATATTTGATACTTACATATTTTCCAGGTCTAACAACTACTCAGTTGTTGGAGTTGTAACATTTTTTAAAAAAGTAACGTTTGAATCTCGAGAACTTTTTTCTATTAATATTATTGCAGAAGATATGGAGTTAAACGTTTTGACTCCTGTCTACCTTGATTTAACCGATGGTGATAGGATATTTGTTAATGGTAAGATGTTTGGAATTGTAAATATCTAATCTAATTAAGGAGGAATTCCCTTGAAAATAGGAAGGTTTAAAAGTAATGAAAAATCATTTTTCGGTTTAATAAAGGGAAAAGAAATAGTACCTATAAAGGAAACTAAGGTTTCAGAATTAATGGATTCTATAACTCCTACAGAAGATGTTCTTTCATTTTCGGAAGTAAAATTTCTTTCTCCTACAAGACCATCAAAAATTGTTGCTGTAGGATTAAACTATAAAGCTCATGCTGAAGAGATGGGTAAACCTCTTCCTGAGGAACCTCTTCTCTTTATGAAACCTTCTACTGCTGTTATTGCAAATAAGATGAAGATATTCCTTCCTGAAATGTCTCAACGAGTTGATTATGAAGGAGAATTGGCCGTTATAATTGGAAGAAAGTGTAGAAAAGTTACTCCCAAAGATGTACCTAACTACATTCTTGGATATTCTTGCTTTAACGATGTTACAGCAAGGGATCTTCAACAAAAAGATGTTCAATATACAAGAGCAAAATCTTTTGATACTTTTGCACCTTATGGTCCTTGGATTGCAACTTCTGTTGATCCATTAAACCTCAAAATAACAACAAGAATTAACGGAGAAATAAAACAACAAGGTCAAACTTCGGACATGATTTTTTCACCTTTTGAGCTTGTTTCTTTTATCTCACAAGTTATGACTCTTTTACCAGGAGATGTTGTTATTACAGGAACTCCACCTGGTATAGGACCTTTAAAAGAAGGAGATAAAGTAGAAGTTGAGATTGAAGGAATAGGTACTCTCATCAACTACGTTGCTAAGGAGAGAAGATGAAGGAGCTTATAAAGGAGAAAGTAAGATCTGCTATAAAAGAAATATACAACAAGGAGCTTTCTTATCTTGTTGATAAAGCAAGCTTTGAAAAACCTAAAAAAAGAGAGTACGGAGACCTTGCAACAAATATTTCTTTTCTCCTTGCAAAAGAATTAAAACAAAAGCCATTTTCTATTGCTAATGAACTTCTTAAGAGCTTAGAATCAATGCCTGAATTTGAAAAGGTAGAAGTTGCAGGTGGTGGTTTTATTAACTTTTTCTTTAGTCAACGTTTTTACACCGATATTTTAAAGAAGGTTTTACACGAAGAATTTTATATTTCTGAGATTGGAAAAGGAGAAAGAGTACTTCTTGAATATGTTTCTGCTAATCCTACTGGTCCTCTTCATGTTGGACATGGAAGAGGTGCAGTGGTAGGAGATGTTCTTTATCGAGTGATGAGACTTACAGGTTATAAACCTGAACGAGAATTTTATATAAACGATGCAGGAAGACAAATAAAACTTCTTGGAGTCTCAATATACGCTCGTATGAAAGAACTTTCAGGAGAAAACTATCCTTTTCCCGAAGATGGATATAAGGGAGAATACATTATTGAGGTTGCAAAAGAGCTCTTGGCGGAAAGACCGGAAATAATCTCTTTACCCGAGGAAGAAGCTATAGAAATAGCGGCAGAGTTTGGAAAAGAGCGACTTCTTGAGGAAATTAGGAAAGATCTAAAAGATTTAAGGGTTAAATTTGACTACTGGTTTAGCGAAAAAAGCCTTTATGAGAAGGGAGAAGTTGAAAGAATTTTAAAAATTTTAGAAGAAAAAGATCTTCTTTACGAAAAAGATGGAGCTCTTTGGCTGAAAACTACTATTTTTGGAGATGATAAAGATAGAGTGGTAAAACGTTCAAATGGAGAATATACATACTTTGCTTCAGATATTGCTTATCATTATAATAAAATAGAAAGGAATTTTGATAAAGCTATTAATGTTTGGGGAGCAGATCATCACGGTTACATTCCAAGAGTAAAAGCAGCAATTCAAGCACTTGGGAAAAATCCAGATTGGCTTGAAGTGATTCTCATCCAGCTTGTGAAACTGTTTAAGAATGGTGAAGAAGTGAAAATGTCAAAGAGGGCAGGAAACTTTGTAACTCTCAGATGGCTTATGGATGAAGTTGGAGTTGATGCTGTTAGATTTTTCTTCCTTTTGAAAAGGCATGATACTCCTCTTGATTTTGACATAGATCTTGCACTTTCTTCAAAGAGTGAAAACCCTGTTTACTATGTTCAATATGCTCATGCAAGACTCTGCAGTATTTTAGATAAAGCAAAAGAAAAAGGATTTGTTCCTTCTGAAGAAAACTTAGAACTGTTATCTTCTGAAGAAGAAAGAGAACTTATAGCAGGTTGCTATAATCTAAAATATGAGCTTGAGCTGGTAGCAGAGAAAAGAGAACCACATAGGCTTACCTACTATCTTATAGACCTTGCATCAAAACTCCATCGATTTTACAACAAACATAGAGTAATTATGGAGGAAGATCCTAAACTTTCGACTGCAAGACTTTCTTTGATAAAAGCTGTTAGAAGAACAATTAATCTTGGACTTGATATTCTTAACGTAACTGCACCAAGGAGGATGTAATGGAAGGGGATAGGAGGATTCAGTTCATTTTAATGGGTACCGCTGTTGCTATATTTGTCTTTTCTTATTCTCTAGGTTACTTTATAGGAAAAGAAGCTGGTTTTGAAGAAGCTAAACAGAAATTTGACATTGAAAAGCAAAAACTTCTTAAAACAATAGCTGCTTTAAGTCCTGTTTCTCAGCCGAGAGTTGAGAATAAAGTTGTAGTAGTGGATAATACAAAAGAAAAGACAGAACATAGTGTTGCTGAAGAAAAGGTAAAAAAGGAAATTTCTCAAGAAAAAAAGAAAATAGTTGAGGAGAAGAAAAAGGAGTTAGCTTCTACGTCTACTAAGCAAGAAAAGAAATCTACAGTAAAACTAAAATCAAAAGAAACAACTCGAGAGATTAAGGAAAAAGGCTACTATTTGCAAGTTGGAGTTTTCAAGAACAAAACTAATGCTATTAAATTAGCTTCTCAACTAAAAGAAAAAGGATTTAATTCAAAAACTCTTTTTTATGATAAGTATACAGTAGTTACTGTTGGCTATTTTGATTCTAAAGAAAAGGCTTTGTCAGTACAAAAGTTGTTAAAAAACATTGGGTATAAATCTATTCTTAAGAGGAGGAAATAATTTGATAGATACTCATGCCCATCTTCACTTTCCCCAATTTGACGAAGATAGAGAAGAAATAATAAGAGAATGTGAAAATAAGCTAGATGCAGTTATTACTGTTGGTGGTGATTTAGAAGATAGTAAAAAAGCCGTAGAGCTTGCTATGTCAAGCAGAAAAATCTATGCTTCAGTCGGAATACATCCTCATGAAGCTAAAAACTATTCCGAAAAAGATTACGATAGGATAGTGGAAATTAGTAAGAGCTCTCCCAAAGTAGTTGCTCTTGGAGAGATGGGGCTTGATTTTTATAGAAACCTATCTTCGAAAGAAAAGCAATATGAAATCTTTGAAATGCAAATTGAAGCTGCAAGAGAGCTTAATCTACCAGTTATTATTCACTCAAGAAATGCAGGAAAGGAAACGGCAAGTTTTATAAGAACTAAATTTAAAGGAATTAAAGGTGTACTTCACTGTTTTAGTGGAGATAAAGAACTACTTAAAGCTGCTTTAGACGAAGGTCTTTATATTTCTTATGCTGGAATTGTCACCTATCCAAAAAACAGCGAACTGAGAGAAACATTAAAATATGTTCCGAGCTCAAGGCTACTTATAGAAACCGATTCTCCTTACCTTGCGCCTCAGCCAGTAAGAGGAAAAAGAAACAAACCAGCTTATGTTGCCTATGTTGCAATGACTATTGCCAAAGAATTAGGATTAAGCTTTTTAGATATCGACAGAATGACCTCTTTAAATGCTAAAAGGCTTTTTGGTCTTTCTCTTACAGAAGAAGAAAAAAAAGAAAGACTTGCTTATACTGTAGGAAACAAGCTTTATGTTAACTTAACTTCTAAATGCCCATGTAGCTGTAAGTTTTGTTTTAGAGGAAAAGAAGATTTCATTCTTGGATATAACCTAAACTTAAGAAGAGAACCAATTCCTGAAGAGTACATGTATAGGATTAAAAATCCCGGAATATACGATGAGATAGTTTTTTGTGGTTATGGGGAACCTTTTGAAAGATTTGATGTCTTGAAAAAGGTCGCAGAGTGGATAAGAAAAATGGGAGGAAAGCATCTCAGAGTAGATACCTGTGGACTTGGATATCTTATAACAGGAAGAGAAAATATTCTTGACGAACTTAAAGGGCTTATTGATACTTTTAACGTTAGTGTTAATGCTTCAGCTCCTGAAGAATACTATGAAATAGTTAGACCAAAATTTGGAAGCGGAAGTTGGGAATCTCTTTTAAAATTTATAAAAGATGCAAAGAGAAAAGGTTTTAAAGTTATTATTTCTGCAGTAAATTACCCAGGCTTTAATGAGAAAGCTTTTATAGATTTGGCAAATAGACTACAAGTTGACTTTAAAATCAGAAATTTTAAGAGGTTTGGAAAATGGGAAGAGTAGCTCGTTTTGCAGTTTCAATTGATGAAAAACTTTTAGAAAAGTTTGACCAATACATTGAAAAAAAGGGATATGTTAGTCGTTCAGAAGCAGTTAGGGACTTAATTAGAAACGCTTTAATAGAGGAATCTATAGGGGAAGACAGGGAAGTTTTTGGTACTATAACCATAGTTTATGATCACCATCAGAAAGAGCTTGCGGAAAAGATAACAGACATAGAACACGGTTACTTAAAAAACATAATTTCTACAATGCATATTCATATTGACCATAATCACTGTCTTGAAACAATTGCGGTAAGAGGCAAGGCAAGTGTAATCAAGGAATTAGCAGATAAGATTATCACCCTCAAAGGCGTAAAGCATGGAAAGTTAGTTGTTACCGGTATAGAACCTTGAACTCTTTTTCCTACAGTCTATATTGGACTAGCGGAAATCAATTAAAGGAGGTTTACTGTGGCTGGACATTCCAAATGGGCAAATATTAGACATAGAAAAGCTGCACAAGATGCAAAGCGTGGAAAAATTTACACAAAATTAGCAAGAGAAATAACTGTTGCAGCAAGAGAAGGAGGAGGAGATCCAGAAACCAATCCAAGATTAAGAGCTGCTATTGAGCGAGCAAGAAAATTTAATATGCCTAAGGAAAACATTGAAAGGGCAATAAAAAGAGGAACAGGAGAAATTGCAGGAGAGGCTTACGAGGAAGTTACATATGAAGGTTATGGTCCAGGTGGTGTTGCAATTATTGTAAAGTGTCTTACCGATAATAGAAACAGAACTGCTGCAGAAGTAAGACATGCTTTTTCAAAGCATGGTGGAAATTTAGGAACTTCCGGTTGTGTTTCATGGATGTTCGAAAGAAAGGGAATAATTACAATTCCAGCAGAAAACTATGATGAAGATACAGTTATGATGGCTGTAATAGAAGCAGGTGCAGATGATGTAGTGAAGGAAGAAAGTTATTTTGTTGTTTATACTCAAGCTCAGGATTTAGAGGATGTAAGAAAGGCTATTCTTGATGCAGGTCTTGAGATTGAAGAATCAAAATTAGACTTAATTCCTCAAAATACAACAAGAGTAGAAGGAGAAACAGCTCTTAAAGTTCTCAAGCTTCTTGAAGCACTTGAAGACTTAGATGATGTTCAAGAAGTCTACTCGAACTTTGACATGCCTGAAGAGGTTATGAGTAATGCGTAAATCATTTTTTGCTATAGCTTCTGCTTTGATTTTATCAGGAGCTCCAGCTGTTTTTGGAGCTCCTGATAACTCAATAGTATCTACAGTTTACAGTGAAGCTGCAATTCTTCTAGGTAGTAGTACTTCTCAAAAAAGCAAACTTCCAAATACAAAACTTTCTATTCCATGGGATAAGCCTTCCTTTCAGTTTTGGCTTTCTTACTACAAGAACAACTGGAACAGGATGAAACTCTTTTCTTTGCTTGATAACTTTAAAGTTTTTTATCCAACTGTAAAACGAATTTTCAAAGAAGAAGGTATTCCAGAAGACCTTGTTTTCCTTGCTGTAGTGGAAAGTAACGGAAATCCTTCAGCTGTTTCAAAAGCAGGTGCAGCGGGTCTTTGGCAGTTAATGCCAGCTACCGCAAAGCTTTATGGTCTTAAGGTAAACAGATACATAGACGAAAGATTTGATATAGAAAAGTCTACACATGCAGCTGCTAAGTATTTGAAATATCTTCATTCCCTTTTTGGTAGATGGGATCTTGCAATAGCAGCCTATAATGCCGGTCCTGGAACAATCTTTAAAAGATTAAAATTAGTTGGAGCGGAACACTTTTGGGATTTAACTAAGCTTCCTGATGAAACTTTAAACTATGTTCCAAAATTCTATGCAATTCTTTCTATTATTAAAGAAAAAAGTTTTTTTGAAAACAAAAAAAACTCAGCTGCTCTTTTAAAAATAAAAGTTCTATCTAAGACCTCTCTTTATCGAATATCTAAAAAACTAAAAGTCCCTTACTACATCACAAAGAGATTTAATAGTCAATATAGAAGAAGAATAGTTCCGGCAGGCCATTACGTGTACATACCATCTAAGTTTGTGAAAAGGACAAATTTACTTAAGTACATATCTTCTTCAAAGATTTATGTCTATATACCTAAGAAAAGAGAAAAAATTGTTTCTATTGCAAGACGATTTGGAGCAGATGCTAAGCTGATAAAAGAAATTAATAGATTGAAAAGAACTGTTGTTTACAGAGGACAGACAATTTTAATAGTTAAAACAGACTACAAAAAGGAAGCAGTAGAAAATGGGAATAGTTAAGGAAACAGATACAGTAGTTCTTTACGATTCTGAAAAAGATAAGAAGTATTTTCTTAATCTCTCACTTGCAAAAGGGAAGTTTAATACTGATAAAGGAGAGATAAATATTCAGGATCTCATTGGAAAAAAGTATGGTTCAGTAATAGAAACTCATAAAGGTTTTAAATACGTAATTCTTCCCTGTACTCTTTATGATTTCATTATGTATAAGCTTAACAGACTAACGCAAATAATTTATCCCAAGGATTCAGCTTATATAGCTCTCAGATTAAATGTAAAACCTGGTGATTTAGTGGTGGAGAGCGGTATAGGAAGTGGAGCAATGACAGCTGTTTTCGCTCATATTGTTGGGGATTCTGGAAAAGTGGTAAGTTATGAAAGAAGAGAAGAATTTATAAAGAATGCTCTTTCTAATCTTCGTAAATTAGGTCTTGATCACAGAGTAAAGGTTAAGCATAGGGATATTGCAGAAGGTTTTGATGAAACTGAGGCTGACGCAGTTTTTTTAGATGTAAGAGAACCTTGGCTTTACATAGATAAGGCATACAAAGCACTTAAAACAGGAAATATGCTTGGTATTCTTGTTCCTACAGTTAATCAGGTAATTGAAGTTTTAAAGAAAATAGAAAAGTTTCCTTTTATAGATGTAGAAGTATCAGAAATACTTCTTAGGAAGTATAAAACAGTTCCAGAAAGGTTAAGACCCGAAGATAGAATGCCAGCTCATACAGCTTATCTTATATTTGCTAGAAAATTACCCGGTATCGTAGAGGTATAGTTGAAATGAGTGTTTTAGAGCTCTTACAAAAATCAGGAATTATAGGCTATTTTCTTTTGTTTCTTTCAGTTATTTCGGTAGCTATTATTATAGAGAAGTTTATTGTTCTTCGTCTTTCAAAACTTGTACCTAAAGAGGACTTAAGATTAATAGTTGATTTTCTAAGTGAAGGAAATATTGGAGATGCTGTAGAGTTTTGTAAGAAAAGAAAAAGTTTCTTAACTTCCATAGTTCTTGATGCTTTAAAAAATATTGGAAAACCTACAAAAGAAAACTTTCTCAACGCGTTTGAAGTAACAGCAAAAAGGAAGTTTATGGAAATAGAAAGAGGTATGCCTCTCCTTGCAACAATAGCCGCAGTTTCACCTCTTTTAGGACTTGTTGGAACGGTTCTTGGAATGATTAAAATATTTGGAGTCCTGACTGCTGGAAGTACAGCTATTGGCAATCCTCAAGAGCTCTCAGCAGGAATTGCAGAAGCTCTCCTTACTACAGTTTTTGGCTTATTAGTTGCCATTCCAGCACTTTTTATGTACAACCTATTCCAAAGAAAACTTGATAAGATAGCAGCTGAAGTTGAGTCTGCAGGAGTCTTAATAGCTAATAATTTTAAAGGTCTTAAGTGAGATTAAACAGGTTGAGACATGAAGAAAGTTCAAGTTTTAGGAAGCTTACTTTTACTGTTTACTCTATTTGGATTTGTAGTTCATAATGATTCGGAAGAAAAAGGAAAAATCGAAAGGAAAGAAACTTCCTTTGAATTTAAAGAAACTGAGATTAAATCATCCTATGAAAAATTAAATAAGCTTTTAAGAGATTTTTCTTATCAATATTACCTTTTTAAAAAAGCTAAGTTAGAAAAAGGAAAATATGTTTACCATGATAAAGACTTAACTATAATTTTTACTGTTGATCCTCAATTTCAAGAAATACTTGAAAAGAAATTTAAATACTTTAAGATTAAGTACGGAGCATATGTTGCGCTTGATGCCTTAACTGGAAAGGTTCTTGCAACAGTTTCAAGTCTTGATTATCCAGATCTTACAATAAAAAGAACTTTTCCCACAGCTTCAACATTTAAAATTATAACCGCTGCAACAGCGATAGAAACAGGTATTGCTGACCTCAATACTTCTTTTATTTGTGGTGGACACGATGACTCTTGTTCTCCATCTGTTTGGCTTAACAGTAAATACAGGGTAAAAAGGAATATGAAGGATTCGTTTGCATTCTCTTCAAATCCATTTTTTGGAAATCTTGGTAGACTCATCGGAGAAGAAAATCTCTTAAAATTTGCTGAAAAGTTCGGATTCAATAGAAAGGACTACGGGTTTCCATGGGGAATTATGAGAAAACCTCTTGATGGTTACGATTTAGCTTTAATGGCAGCAGGTCTTGGCGAGACAAGAACAAGTCCTTTTCATGAAGCTTTAATAGCTCTCACTATAGAAAATCAAGGAATTATGTTAAAACCCTCGTTAATAGAAAAAGTTTATGATTCAGATGGTAAGTTGTTGTTCTCTTTCAAAAAAGAGAAACTGGCAAAGGTTGTATCTCTATCAACAGCAAATAAAATAAAAACCATGATGCTTATGACTGTAAAGTATGGAACTGTCTCTGATAGAAAATATTTTAGGAAACTTAAATGGCAGTATCCAAACTTAGTAATTGGCGGAAAGAGTGGAACTCTTTCGGAGCTGACATACCCCGAAGGTAGGTGCGAGTGGTTTACTGGTTTTATGGAATATGGAGGTAAAAAAATAGCATTTTCTTCACTTGCAGTTAACGGAAGTAAATATTACCTATCGGGATATGAGTTAGCGGCAGTAGCATCTATGGATTTTGTTAAACTTAACTCTACTTTTGCTAAAAATTAACGGAGGTGGCAATGTGTGTTTTCTGCAAGATAATTAATAAAGAACTTCCTGCAAAGATAGTTTACGAAGATGAGCTTG encodes:
- a CDS encoding penicillin-binding transpeptidase domain-containing protein codes for the protein MKKVQVLGSLLLLFTLFGFVVHNDSEEKGKIERKETSFEFKETEIKSSYEKLNKLLRDFSYQYYLFKKAKLEKGKYVYHDKDLTIIFTVDPQFQEILEKKFKYFKIKYGAYVALDALTGKVLATVSSLDYPDLTIKRTFPTASTFKIITAATAIETGIADLNTSFICGGHDDSCSPSVWLNSKYRVKRNMKDSFAFSSNPFFGNLGRLIGEENLLKFAEKFGFNRKDYGFPWGIMRKPLDGYDLALMAAGLGETRTSPFHEALIALTIENQGIMLKPSLIEKVYDSDGKLLFSFKKEKLAKVVSLSTANKIKTMMLMTVKYGTVSDRKYFRKLKWQYPNLVIGGKSGTLSELTYPEGRCEWFTGFMEYGGKKIAFSSLAVNGSKYYLSGYELAAVASMDFVKLNSTFAKN